The following proteins come from a genomic window of Limnohabitans sp. 103DPR2:
- a CDS encoding 5-formyltetrahydrofolate cyclo-ligase produces the protein MDKSEAKKQIRQDLLAARLNMPDRLARSDALQRVMRIWLFGRSDAVIGAYWPIKGEFDPLPALHRWKEDGELTGESQLRRIGLPVVDKVHKTLTFHAWYPGCPMEEDAYGIPKPKDTEVIVPSLLFVPCVGYSAGGYRLGYGGGFYDRTLATLQPKPFTVGLGFIQGYVDDFEPEPHDVPLDAILNDNGVVWPVG, from the coding sequence ATGGACAAATCAGAAGCCAAAAAACAAATTCGCCAAGACTTGTTGGCGGCGCGCCTCAACATGCCCGACAGGCTGGCGCGAAGTGACGCCTTGCAAAGGGTGATGCGCATTTGGCTGTTTGGCCGTTCAGATGCCGTGATTGGCGCCTATTGGCCCATCAAAGGCGAGTTCGATCCCCTGCCTGCGTTGCACCGCTGGAAAGAAGATGGCGAGTTGACCGGTGAGTCACAGTTGCGCCGCATTGGGCTGCCGGTGGTGGACAAGGTTCACAAAACCCTGACCTTTCATGCGTGGTACCCCGGTTGCCCCATGGAAGAAGACGCTTACGGCATTCCCAAACCCAAGGACACGGAAGTGATTGTGCCAAGCTTGTTGTTTGTGCCTTGCGTGGGTTACAGCGCAGGGGGCTATCGCCTTGGCTATGGCGGTGGTTTTTACGACCGCACCCTAGCCACTTTGCAACCCAAACCATTTACGGTGGGTTTGGGATTTATCCAAGGCTATGTCGATGACTTTGAACCCGAGCCGCACGATGTGCCGCTCGATGCCATCTTGAACGACAACGGCGTGGTGTGGCCTGTTGGCTGA
- a CDS encoding lytic transglycosylase domain-containing protein, translated as MQLTQILTSLGASVLIFSFMNTANGQIVTQNKSDDVILEMNQAFKKNDKSQLSRLLPKAKGHALEPWAAYWELRVRLDQASTAEIQEFLTTYAGTYAEDRLRNDWLLQLGRQRDWALIAQEYPRFRMNDDREVRCYALGTDAQLSKPETPAELKKLWYALRESDDGCTTVAEKLHDAKKLESLDIWRKARLAMDNNRPRTAQSALNIESAELGKQAILIHADPQKYLDKRIVAFTRKRKELSVLALIRIANTDPDKAAQLLEKKWGLMLTKEEHNWTWGVIGKQAAQKLQDNAHQYFSKVSRNQDLNDDLLAWKARAALRQGDWKAVATTLDAMEDAKNDATWIYWKARAQLSTATTDAQRTEATAALKSIAGVKGFYEQLALEELGQAISVPVKPAPLTAQEKAAAQQNAGLQRALYALSLGLRPEGNREWNYSTNLHTPGGMSERELLAAADLACSKQVWDRCINTSDRTKTQIDFDQRFPMPLKDTVLRKAKEVQLDPAYVYGLIRQESRFIMDAKSVVGASGLMQVMPATAKWTAKKIGLTNFQVNQLNEHETNVAIGTGYLKLVLDDFDGSMPLAAAAYNAGPSRSRAWRKGPVLEAAIWAENIPFTETRDYVKKVLSNTTNYAVIITGQPQSLKARLGTVGPRNAQAPEENADLP; from the coding sequence ATGCAATTGACACAGATTTTGACATCGCTTGGGGCTTCCGTCCTCATTTTCTCCTTCATGAACACGGCCAATGGCCAAATCGTGACCCAAAACAAGTCCGATGACGTCATTTTGGAGATGAACCAGGCCTTTAAAAAGAACGACAAATCCCAGCTTTCACGCCTTTTGCCCAAAGCCAAAGGCCACGCCTTAGAGCCATGGGCGGCGTATTGGGAGCTGCGCGTTCGCTTGGACCAGGCCAGCACCGCTGAAATTCAAGAATTTCTGACCACGTATGCAGGCACCTATGCAGAGGACCGCCTGCGCAACGATTGGTTGCTGCAATTGGGCCGCCAGCGTGATTGGGCCCTCATTGCCCAAGAATACCCACGCTTTCGAATGAACGACGATCGCGAAGTGCGCTGCTATGCCTTGGGCACAGACGCACAGCTGAGCAAACCCGAAACACCGGCAGAGCTGAAAAAACTTTGGTACGCCTTGCGCGAATCGGACGACGGCTGCACCACCGTGGCCGAAAAACTGCACGATGCCAAGAAGCTAGAGAGCCTGGACATCTGGCGCAAAGCCCGCTTGGCCATGGACAACAACCGGCCGCGCACTGCGCAAAGTGCGCTCAACATTGAATCGGCGGAATTGGGCAAGCAAGCCATTTTGATTCACGCCGATCCACAGAAATATTTGGACAAGCGCATTGTGGCCTTCACACGCAAACGCAAAGAACTTTCTGTCTTGGCCCTCATTCGCATCGCCAACACTGACCCCGACAAAGCCGCCCAGTTGCTTGAGAAAAAATGGGGCTTGATGCTCACCAAGGAGGAGCACAACTGGACCTGGGGTGTCATTGGCAAACAGGCCGCACAAAAGCTACAAGACAACGCGCACCAGTACTTCAGCAAGGTCTCACGCAACCAAGATTTGAACGACGACCTGCTGGCCTGGAAAGCCCGCGCAGCCCTGCGCCAAGGCGACTGGAAAGCTGTAGCGACCACGCTGGACGCGATGGAAGATGCCAAAAATGACGCCACGTGGATCTACTGGAAAGCCAGAGCCCAACTCAGCACTGCCACCACCGACGCACAACGCACAGAAGCCACAGCAGCCCTCAAAAGCATTGCAGGTGTGAAAGGCTTCTACGAACAACTGGCGCTTGAAGAATTGGGCCAAGCCATCTCCGTGCCCGTCAAACCTGCGCCACTGACCGCTCAAGAAAAAGCAGCTGCCCAACAAAATGCAGGTTTGCAACGCGCGCTCTATGCATTGAGCCTGGGCCTGCGGCCAGAGGGCAACCGTGAGTGGAACTACAGCACCAACTTGCACACACCCGGCGGCATGAGCGAGCGTGAACTGTTGGCCGCTGCAGACTTGGCTTGCAGCAAACAAGTGTGGGACCGCTGCATCAACACCAGCGACCGCACCAAAACACAAATCGATTTTGACCAGCGCTTTCCGATGCCGCTTAAAGACACGGTGTTGCGCAAAGCCAAAGAGGTGCAACTCGATCCTGCTTATGTGTACGGCCTGATCCGACAAGAAAGCCGTTTCATCATGGACGCCAAATCGGTGGTGGGCGCTTCTGGCCTGATGCAGGTGATGCCGGCCACTGCCAAATGGACCGCCAAGAAAATTGGTTTGACGAATTTTCAGGTGAATCAACTGAATGAACACGAGACCAATGTGGCCATCGGCACGGGCTATTTGAAATTGGTCTTAGATGATTTTGATGGCTCGATGCCATTGGCCGCAGCGGCCTACAACGCGGGTCCCAGCCGCTCACGCGCGTGGCGCAAAGGCCCCGTCTTGGAAGCAGCCATTTGGGCTGAGAACATTCCGTTCACTGAAACACGGGACTATGTGAAGAAAGTGTTGTCTAACACGACCAACTATGCGGTCATCATCACTGGCCAGCCACAGTCCTTGAAGGCACGCCTAGGTACTGTTGGACCTCGAAACGCTCAAGCGCCTGAGGAAAACGCTGACTTGCCGTGA
- a CDS encoding polyhydroxyalkanoic acid system family protein, which translates to MAEIFIQRDHTLGMEKARAVAAQWQKEAEEDWGMDCTYVANEINDKGEVQDRLNFERAGASGYLCITGTQLSMKLELGFLMASFKDKIEEKISSNLDKLLG; encoded by the coding sequence ATGGCTGAAATTTTCATTCAACGCGATCACACTTTGGGCATGGAGAAGGCCCGTGCGGTAGCCGCTCAATGGCAAAAAGAAGCCGAAGAAGATTGGGGCATGGACTGCACTTATGTGGCCAACGAAATCAACGACAAAGGCGAGGTGCAAGATCGCTTGAACTTTGAGCGCGCTGGGGCTTCTGGCTATTTGTGCATCACGGGCACTCAACTCAGCATGAAGTTGGAGTTGGGCTTTTTGATGGCGTCTTTCAAAGACAAGATTGAAGAGAAAATTTCTAGCAACTTGGACAAATTGCTGGGGTGA
- a CDS encoding molybdopterin-containing oxidoreductase family protein, whose protein sequence is MTNSVLEQNAVVRGLCPHDCPDTCALLTTVENGRAVKVQGNPDHLHTQGVLCTKVSRYTERTYSPERLMHPLKRSGPKGSGQFVQVTWEEAIQDIALRLKAIASENPEAVLPYSYAGTMGWVQSEAMASRFFNKMGASLLDRTICASAGGEGLVYTLGGKFGMKTEFFSESKLIVIWGSNSITSNVHFWRRAQDAKRNGAKLICIDPRHSETAEKCHVHLPIRPGTDAALAFAIMRELVVNDWLDHDYIEKYTLGWDALRERAMTWTLERAAEVCGIEAELIRSLAKDWGTTTKAAIRLNYGMQRVKGGANAVRAIACLPALTGAWRDRAGGLLLSSSSNFKVNKQDLHRPDLLGTRRPRMLNMATIGNDLNHPGSAVWGPQVKALLVYNSNPVAIAPQSGKVVQGFAREDLFTVVMEHFQTDTADYADYVLPATTQLEHWDVQGSYGHTDVLLNRPAIAPVGQAKSNSEIFRLLAKAMGYNEPCFSEDDLSMCRTAVGPDVDFQTLLDVGFVSMPVPEAPFAKGGFATPSGRCEFVSDRLSAQGLDPLPNHIPNYEVPVAGSAYPLAMISPPARNFLNSSFVNVESLRAIEKEPLVEICFEDASARGIATGDTVKVFNDRGEYHCKADVTIRARPGVVNGLGIWWRKMGLNGTNVNEVTSQLLTDLGRAPVFYDCQVEVALLKKA, encoded by the coding sequence ATGACAAATTCAGTGCTTGAACAAAATGCCGTGGTGCGCGGTTTGTGCCCGCACGACTGCCCCGACACCTGCGCGCTGCTCACCACCGTGGAGAACGGGCGCGCCGTGAAGGTGCAAGGCAACCCTGACCATTTGCACACGCAAGGGGTGTTGTGCACCAAAGTGTCTCGCTACACCGAGCGCACCTACAGCCCTGAGCGCTTGATGCACCCTTTAAAACGCAGCGGCCCCAAGGGCTCTGGCCAGTTTGTGCAGGTGACTTGGGAGGAAGCGATTCAAGACATCGCTTTGCGACTCAAGGCCATTGCGTCAGAGAACCCAGAAGCCGTGTTGCCCTACAGCTATGCGGGCACCATGGGCTGGGTGCAAAGCGAGGCCATGGCTTCGCGTTTTTTCAACAAGATGGGCGCGTCGCTGTTAGATCGCACCATCTGTGCTTCGGCCGGTGGCGAAGGTTTGGTCTACACACTGGGTGGCAAGTTCGGCATGAAGACCGAGTTCTTTTCTGAATCCAAACTGATTGTGATTTGGGGCAGCAACTCGATCACCAGCAACGTGCACTTTTGGCGTCGCGCACAAGATGCCAAACGCAATGGCGCCAAACTGATTTGCATTGATCCGCGGCACAGTGAAACTGCTGAAAAATGCCACGTGCATTTGCCCATTCGACCAGGCACCGACGCAGCTTTGGCCTTTGCCATCATGCGCGAATTGGTGGTGAACGATTGGCTAGACCACGACTACATTGAGAAGTACACCTTAGGCTGGGATGCATTGCGCGAACGCGCCATGACATGGACCCTAGAGCGCGCTGCTGAAGTGTGCGGCATCGAGGCCGAATTGATTCGGTCTTTGGCCAAAGACTGGGGCACCACCACCAAAGCTGCGATTCGATTGAACTACGGCATGCAGCGTGTGAAAGGTGGCGCCAATGCCGTGCGCGCCATTGCTTGCTTGCCCGCCTTGACTGGCGCCTGGCGTGACAGAGCAGGGGGCTTGTTGCTCAGCAGCTCCAGCAATTTCAAGGTGAACAAACAAGATCTGCATCGCCCTGATTTGCTGGGCACACGCCGTCCCCGCATGCTCAACATGGCCACGATCGGCAACGATTTGAACCACCCAGGCAGTGCGGTGTGGGGCCCTCAAGTGAAAGCCTTGTTGGTTTACAACAGCAACCCCGTGGCCATTGCGCCGCAATCGGGCAAAGTGGTGCAGGGCTTTGCGCGCGAAGACTTGTTCACGGTGGTGATGGAACATTTCCAGACCGACACCGCCGACTACGCCGATTACGTGCTGCCCGCCACCACGCAGTTGGAACACTGGGATGTGCAAGGCAGTTATGGCCACACCGATGTGTTGCTGAACCGACCCGCCATTGCGCCAGTGGGCCAAGCCAAATCCAACAGCGAAATTTTTCGCTTGCTGGCCAAAGCCATGGGCTACAACGAGCCTTGCTTCAGCGAAGACGACCTGAGCATGTGCCGCACCGCAGTAGGCCCCGATGTTGATTTTCAAACGCTGTTGGACGTCGGCTTTGTGTCCATGCCAGTGCCTGAGGCGCCGTTTGCAAAAGGCGGATTTGCAACGCCGTCGGGACGTTGCGAATTTGTGAGCGATCGTTTGTCTGCGCAAGGTTTGGACCCCTTGCCCAATCACATTCCCAATTACGAAGTACCTGTTGCGGGAAGTGCCTATCCCTTGGCCATGATCTCACCCCCTGCGCGCAACTTCTTGAATTCCTCGTTTGTGAATGTTGAGAGTTTGCGCGCCATTGAGAAAGAACCCTTGGTCGAAATTTGTTTTGAAGATGCTTCTGCGCGTGGCATTGCCACAGGCGATACGGTGAAGGTGTTCAACGACCGCGGCGAATACCATTGCAAAGCCGACGTGACAATACGTGCACGTCCTGGTGTTGTGAATGGCTTGGGCATTTGGTGGCGCAAGATGGGCCTGAACGGCACCAACGTTAATGAAGTGACCAGTCAATTGCTGACCGATTTGGGCCGTGCGCCCGTGTTTTACGATTGCCAGGTGGAAGTGGCACTTTTGAAGAAGGCTTGA
- a CDS encoding M20 aminoacylase family protein: MKIIDSILTDAASIAAIRKDIHAHPELCFQEVRTADVVAKQLTDWGIPIHRGMGTTGVIGIVHGRDGGACGRGVGLRADIDALPMQEFNTFAHASKHQGKMHACGHDGHTAMLLAAAKHFSKHRDFDGTVYLIFQPAEEGGGGAREMIKDGMFEKFPMQAVFGMHNWPGAQVGNFAVSPGPVMASSNEFKITIRGKGSHAALPHNGIDPVPVACQLVQAFQTIITRNKKPVDAGVISVTMVHAGEATNVVPDFCVIQGTVRTFTLEVLDLIENRMKQITENLCAAFDAKPEFHFNRNYPPTVNSAAEAEFARKVMEGIVGKENVQVQEPTMGAEDFSFMLQAKPGAYVFIANGDGSHREMGHGAGPCMLHNPSYDFNDDLIPLGGTYWVELATQWLANPTQK, from the coding sequence ATGAAAATCATCGACTCCATCCTCACCGACGCGGCCAGCATTGCGGCCATTCGCAAAGACATCCATGCCCACCCCGAGTTGTGCTTCCAAGAAGTGCGCACCGCCGATGTGGTGGCCAAGCAACTCACCGACTGGGGCATTCCCATTCACCGCGGCATGGGCACCACCGGTGTCATTGGCATTGTGCACGGCCGTGATGGCGGTGCTTGCGGACGTGGTGTGGGTTTGCGCGCCGACATCGACGCGCTTCCCATGCAAGAGTTCAACACCTTTGCCCACGCCAGCAAACACCAAGGCAAGATGCACGCTTGCGGCCACGATGGCCACACCGCCATGCTGTTGGCAGCCGCCAAGCACTTCTCTAAACACCGCGACTTTGACGGTACCGTTTACTTGATCTTCCAACCCGCCGAAGAAGGCGGTGGCGGTGCCCGCGAAATGATCAAAGACGGCATGTTTGAAAAATTCCCCATGCAAGCCGTATTTGGCATGCACAACTGGCCCGGCGCCCAAGTGGGCAACTTTGCGGTCAGCCCTGGCCCGGTCATGGCGTCTAGCAACGAATTCAAAATCACCATCCGAGGCAAAGGCAGCCACGCCGCCCTGCCTCACAACGGCATCGACCCCGTGCCTGTGGCTTGCCAATTGGTCCAAGCTTTTCAAACCATCATCACGCGCAACAAAAAGCCCGTCGATGCGGGCGTTATTTCGGTCACCATGGTGCATGCGGGTGAAGCCACCAATGTGGTGCCCGACTTCTGCGTCATTCAAGGCACCGTTCGCACCTTCACGTTGGAAGTGCTCGACCTCATCGAAAACCGCATGAAGCAAATCACAGAAAACCTGTGCGCTGCTTTTGATGCCAAGCCCGAATTCCACTTCAACCGCAACTACCCACCCACTGTCAACAGCGCAGCCGAGGCCGAATTTGCGCGCAAAGTGATGGAAGGCATTGTGGGCAAAGAGAACGTGCAAGTTCAAGAACCCACCATGGGCGCCGAAGACTTCTCGTTCATGTTGCAAGCCAAGCCTGGTGCCTATGTGTTCATTGCCAATGGCGACGGTTCACACCGCGAAATGGGCCATGGCGCAGGTCCTTGCATGCTGCACAACCCCAGTTACGACTTCAACGACGACCTCATTCCATTGGGCGGCACGTATTGGGTTGAATTGGCCACACAATGGTTGGCCAACCCCACTCAAAAGTAA
- a CDS encoding M14 family metallopeptidase: MTNIHDAFSKSYAEARQKFLSAAQQAGLQVESHIHPEKGRDGEELAMDVVREGPADAKQVLLVSSACHGVEGYCGSGVQIDAMRSAEWHKAVAQSGVAVVYVHALNPHGFSHVRRVTQENVDLNRNFHDFSKPLPDNTAYKEVQHLLLPDVWPPNEANMQATMQYIATHGMPKLQAAVSQGQHHDPKGLFFGGQAPTWSNQTIRKVLKQQAGKAQKLAWIDLHTGLGPSGVGERIYAGANDAAAIERARQWWGNITSIYDGTSSSAFLTGLMWMSVQDECPQAEYTGIALEYGTLPMNDMLMALRADHWLHIHPEASEDLKKSIKAQIFNAFYTDTDEWRAQIITQARDAMGQALQGLK; this comes from the coding sequence ATGACAAACATTCACGACGCATTTTCAAAGAGCTATGCAGAGGCTCGCCAAAAGTTTTTAAGCGCTGCACAACAAGCAGGCCTGCAAGTTGAATCCCACATTCACCCCGAAAAAGGCCGCGATGGCGAAGAGTTGGCCATGGACGTGGTGCGCGAAGGTCCTGCCGATGCCAAACAGGTCTTGCTGGTCAGCAGTGCCTGTCATGGCGTAGAAGGTTACTGCGGCAGTGGTGTGCAAATTGACGCCATGCGCAGTGCTGAATGGCACAAGGCTGTGGCACAAAGCGGTGTGGCGGTGGTGTACGTCCACGCCCTCAACCCCCATGGTTTCTCGCACGTGCGCCGCGTCACACAAGAAAACGTTGACCTGAATCGCAACTTCCACGACTTCAGCAAACCCCTGCCCGACAACACGGCCTACAAAGAAGTCCAGCATCTGTTGTTGCCCGACGTATGGCCACCCAACGAAGCCAACATGCAGGCCACGATGCAATACATCGCAACACACGGTATGCCCAAACTGCAAGCCGCGGTGTCACAAGGCCAGCACCACGATCCCAAGGGTTTGTTCTTTGGCGGCCAAGCACCCACCTGGAGCAACCAAACCATTCGCAAAGTTCTCAAACAACAAGCCGGCAAAGCGCAAAAGTTGGCTTGGATTGATTTGCACACTGGCTTAGGCCCCAGCGGCGTGGGCGAACGCATCTATGCGGGCGCCAACGATGCAGCCGCCATTGAGCGCGCGCGCCAATGGTGGGGCAACATCACTTCCATTTACGATGGCACATCCTCTTCTGCGTTCCTCACAGGCCTCATGTGGATGTCGGTGCAAGACGAATGCCCTCAAGCCGAATACACCGGCATTGCGCTGGAATACGGCACCTTGCCCATGAACGACATGTTGATGGCCCTGCGCGCCGACCACTGGCTGCACATTCATCCCGAGGCGTCTGAGGATTTGAAGAAAAGCATCAAAGCGCAAATCTTCAACGCCTTCTACACCGACACCGATGAATGGCGCGCGCAAATCATCACACAAGCGCGCGATGCCATGGGCCAAGCACTCCAAGGTTTGAAATGA